The Anopheles marshallii chromosome X, idAnoMarsDA_429_01, whole genome shotgun sequence genome includes a window with the following:
- the LOC128711855 gene encoding BTB/POZ domain-containing protein KCTD8, with the protein MSSFPEVVDLNVGGTAYAVSLKTLVAEDGSWLQETFGAGSPPADLPVDGRGHFFIDRDGALFRHVLDYLRDPVRYTLPVGFLERDRLRREAEFFRLAGLLEQLAKQVPGCITVGYRGSFQFGRDGLADVKFRKITRLLVHGRVALCREVFGDTLNESRDPDHGASDRYTARFFLKHVFIEQAFDMLQEQGFRLVGSCGSGTAGSVSENLKPGVDTEENRWNHYNEFVFVRD; encoded by the coding sequence ATGAGCTCGTTTCCGGAGGTGGTGGACCTGAACGTCGGCGGAACGGCGTACGCCGTCAGCCTGAAGACGCTGGTCGCGGAGGACGGATCCTGGCTGCAGGAAACGTTCGGTGCGGGCAGCCCCCCCGCCGACCTGCCCGTCGACGGACGGGGCCACTTCTTCATCGATCGCGACGGCGCCCTGTTCCGGCACGTGCTGGACTACCTGCGCGACCCGGTCCGTTACACCCTGCCGGTCGGTTTCCTCGAGCGCGATCGGCTCCGGCGAGAGGCGGAATTTTTCCGCCTGGCCGGTTTGCTCGAGCAGCTCGCCAAGCAGGTGCCGGGCTGCATCACCGTCGGCTACCGGGGCAGCTTCCAGTTCGGCCGGGATGGGCTGGCCGACGTGAAGTTCCGCAAGATCACGCGACTGCTCGTCCACGGGCGGGTTGCGCTCTGCCGGGAGGTGTTCGGCGACACGCTGAACGAGTCGCGCGACCCGGACCATGGTGCCTCGGATCGCTACACCGCCCGGTTCTTCCTTAAGCACGTGTTCATCGAGCAGGCGTTCGATATGCTGCAGGAGCAGGGCTTCCGACTGGTCGGTAGCTGCGGCTCGGGTACGGCCGGTTCCGTCTCGGAGAACCTGAAGCCGGGCGTCGACACGGAGGAGAACCGCTGGAATCACTACAACGAGTTCGTCTTCGTGCGCGACTAA